The DNA window gttggtgtgctttattctggggaaaaatagaggctGGAATTTTTCGGCTCCGGGGTGACTCCGGATCTGCTCTGTGCCACCCACCCACCAGCAACTCGtgcggggcagccaattagtggTCTCTCGGCGTATTCGGCACCTGACAGGATGCGAGCGGCCAGCTGAatcagtggatttgggggaagagcCAATGTCAGCTCTTTAGAAAGGCATACAGCATTACAATGGAGCAGCCGCTCAGAGAAGGAGTTGTGAGTGTAACTGCCGAGGTGACCAACTGACTGGAAAGTCAAGAAGTGAAGGAAGACTGATGGTGCCCAGGaaaggagaaaagatttgcagaAATCCAGAATGATGGAGGGGAGGAGGTTCACCACAAcccccagattctcagaggaagctctgcaggtcctcctccaggcggtgGAGGAGAGGCATGATATCTTATTCAACACTGATGGCCGAAGAAGGCCCGCAGATATGACCAAGAGAGCCTGGCTGGAGGTTACCGAGAAGGTCAGCAGCCACTGTGTGGTACAGAGGACATAGCTCCAGTGCCGCAAGTGGCTCAATGATCTGCCCAGGTAAGAGGTACTCCTCATTAATTtcattgtgaatgtgtcagggaagggtcaGTCTGTCCTAACAATGCAAGATGGAAACCAGCAATGAGCAGTCCTTGCCTGTTGCATTGTATTGGGATGCAAGATGGACAGGTCTGGGATGCATGGTGAACCATACGTGTTCAAATTGGGAACTGCATTGCAATGGAGGTGAAATGCAACAACAAAGCCAATGGGCGAGGGTATGAGGTACCAAATCATATGTCTAAATTAGGTGTGCTTGACTAAATAGGAGAAGAGGGCTCACAATGCCCGAGATAGGTCCCGGACCCATGGTGGCCAGGGCAATCAGGAATACCTGACCagtatggaggaggatgccttgatgctggcaggggaggacggAGGACATGCCATTGCAGTTGGCGAGGTTGGCGGCCCTAGCCATCAGAGTGAGTGACCCATAATGTGGTGGGAGGGTGTAAGGAGGAAGTGGGACAGTTGGGGGGGGCAATTGAAGTGGTGATCGTCTCATGCACTGAAGTGTTCTAATAAAAGTTGATTCACACAAATGTGACTACAATGCAGTAAGGGACATGCGCTTAAATCTgtggtgctgatcaaactgatcagtcTGATTCTCCCTGCACGTGAAACACATCAGCGGCCAGGAGAGGTCTCAGGGGCTCAGCAGTccccctctgaggatgaggagatcgCCTCAGAGGGTGTACCGTCACATCATCACACGTCACAAAGCACCAGCGCAGAGATTTCCACCATGGTTGGGATTACTGTCGCCGCGGAAACGATGCCACTTACAGGTGTTAGCACAGCACAGTCACcggaccagccaccagaggcagaaccggccGATGCCTCAGACACTCGGAGGAGTgtaggaggccaggccagtgcagagccgcaagctgatgacgcaCCTCTGAAAACATCCATTCAACGGGAGATGTTGTAGGCTCAACATGCAGTGCATGgacatctggcggagttgccagagacGCTATGGGCAATAGCACATACTCTGGAAATGTCCATCCAGGGCATGtcagctgcaaactctcaggcatttgtccatctggcatcctccattgacagattggcggctgcaatGGAAGGGCTAGTACTGGAAGCTATCCGTGATTGCAGGGGGAGCGTAGCCTCCCTGGACTAGGGCATCAAGGCACAAACACAGATGCGCATGCGGAAGGTCGAGGCtgttcatccctctgaggtcagatTTGAGGACAAGTCAAGCCCCAGGAGGTCACAGGGGCAGCAGCTGATGgcacatgggagctcctctcagggcgctcctgatgcatcATGCAGCCCCTTGCTTCCTCCGTTGGTGACATGTCAACTgcaaactcccagggtgttagagggtgtacctgatatttctcatgagcacccTGATATGCTGCGGCCTGCACGACCACGAGCAGGCAGAGGacatccgccaaagtcatcaagagcagggcggcagcccaatcagccacctgcctctggtgaatctggtggcgagggatcatccaCACGCAAGAGCACCCGCAAATGTTTTAAGAAATCACTGCAACATCACTTCTGATTCACTGGGTTACATTCCGATTATTTATTTGAATTTGACATTTAATCACTGTACGTAAATTTTTGCTTTGAACACTTAATTTTGCATATGTCGCCCATGAGGTTGCATCAGACATCGTTACTCTGCTCAAGTGGTTATATATGagatgtcacacacttgggttgggttTATCATGACATGCTGTTTTTTTCATCAGATCATCTCTCCCCTCGGATGTTCATGTCCTTCCGCTCTCGGAATCCCACAATGGCTCACTGTATGCCACAATGTGATATCTTTTCATGTAGCGATCCACACAAGAGAAATGCCTGCCTATTAGGGCATCCCGGGtctctcttgctcttaattccAGAGGACATTCTGCTTCCTTTACCATGCCATCAAGGGGGTGATGCCCAGCATCCTCATCAGAatctccatcttcatctgatgacgCCTCACGGTTACCTTGAACCTCCTCAATGGCATCTCCCTTTTCCATCGCAAAGTTGTGCAAGGCGCAGCAAACGACAATAATCCTGGATACCCGTGCTGGCGTGTACTGCAATGATCCACCTGAGCAgtccagacacctaaatctcatcttgagcagaccaattatttgttcgattgtcactctggtggccacaTGGCTCACATTGAAGTGTTCCTTAGCAAGACCCCTTGGGATTctcatgggtgtcatcagccatgtcatcaaaagataacccctgtcaccaagtaGCCAACCTTCCGGTCTGTCcgggggactgaaaagagcaggcacctgggagtttctgagaatgtatgcATCCTGGTAACTCCCTGGGTATCGTGCAcaaacctgcctgattctcttgcgaTGATCGCATacaagctggacattcaatgaatggaagcctttttggttgatgaatgcccctgaatgacctgctggtgatctaattgccacatgCGTACAGTCTATCACACCGTGAACCATTGGGAACCCAACTATTGCGCTCAGTCCTCTTGAtctttcagcctggctggtgtCCGTTTTAAAACAGATGAAATTATTAGCACATCTGAacagtgcatcagtcacaacctttatgcagtggtgcggagctgcttgggagactccgcacaagtctgccATCGAAGCCTGGAAAGAGCCACATGCATAAAAGTTAAGGGCAACAAtcacctttagagcgactggcattgaATGGCTACCGAGGCAGTTTGAGGGTACATCCACTGCCAGTATCTCACAAAGAAATGTCACGGTCTCATGTGACAGacacagtcttcttctgcactggcgttctgacaggtgcaggtagctcagacacgGCCAGTATACCCAACCTGTTGGGTAGGCGTGTCTCCTGACATGTGCTCGCTCTCGCCCGACTCTGtcgcctgctctccctcccacataacaGGGAGCCACTTGACCAGCTGCTGGCACACGCTCATGTCCTCCTGTCCCTGATTGGGGCatggtcctcctcctctgaagtgctgcctccagaatgcacaattccCATCATTGGACTGGTTACCAGATTCAATGATTAAATCTCTTAAGCACTAGCTGTTAgaacaggcacacacaacccccttccttccactcactgactcaggacagataagtcccgagctgcagtgagtcagaTTCAGTTGGAGCCCTCTGCACAAGCTACAGATGTCTACATTTATATGACACAAAAACTCTCACAGATAAGCAACACCAAATACTTcacctccaacaccctcactgattgcctgccttccACCCTTTTAAACCTGCTGGGTCGCCGACACGATCACGGACCCGCTTTACGGTCATTATATCTGACGGCCCACATAAAATTGTAGTCAATTGGCTTCACAATGACTTTAAGTACCTTCAAATTACTTGCAGTCGGGCAGTGAGCGGCGACTCAATTGTGCCCAACTTCGTGGATCGTAAAATGGCATCTGTGCGTGATGATGCCGGGGACCCGACCTGATGTCATCGGACGCCATTACCACCAGGACGCCTCCGAACTGACCCGATTATGGCAGGTAAAATTTCGGCCAGAGTATCTGATTGATTATTTCGGTAAGTggcaaaatttaaatatatataaatttaaatacctgtggagaagtgggattgaattaacactcctcccacctcggtcgtaacactttgCACCCCTGCTTCACAAAGGAGGCTGCTACAAAGTTGTGCCATCTCCTGGAGGCTGACCTGCAGATAACGTGTATAACAGAGATCACTTTTCCTGTGGGCACAAAGGTTACTACTACATTGAATATTTAGACCATCAAATCCTTTCCAGCCATCACTGATGAGAGATACCAAATCTAACAGTTTGCTGTCCACAGATGTATCAAGCAAATAATAGAGGCGTTGCTTGCAAGGGGTACTCTGCATTTGGAAAGGAGGCATCAGTTTAACACAGGGGTGTCCAACTTTTTCACGTGGGGaggtcacattacaatttttgtcctacataggaggccagtgagacaatttcggaaagataaaggcattaaaatttatcttactatcaatcaaaacaacaacagatgtgcatttttgtgaagaagctttaaatgagaacagtaatttattgacttactttctcttcactatgttgaatATTAATTTAGTGAGAAAACTGGCATtttttctgcttgcacaagtagtcaatgtcttccCACAtacttgtagtgatgcagagtattcagtatagatgtccatctgtcaggaatgatcttgtacgctctctctccctcctctctctctgtttgtctctctctccccctccctctctgtgacccccttctctgcgttcccccctctctgtgttccccccctgTGTTGTATCCCGTCCGTCATGTCTGCCCCCTGtattgttccctcccctctctgtgtcattcacCCACTGTATATCGTTCCCCACTCCATTGTGTGTCATCCCCTCTCCGTCCCcattccctttttctctctctctgtcccccctctctctctctgtccaccccaacagtattgttccctcccctctctgtgtcattcacCCACTGTATATCGTTCCCCACTCCACTGTGTGTCATCCCCTCTCTATCCCcattccctttttctctctctctgtccaccccacagtattgttccctcccctctctgtgtcattcacCCACTGTACATCGTTCCCCACTCCACTGTGTGTCATCCCCTCTCTATCCCCAttccctttttctctctcgctgtcccccttctctctctctgtccaccccacacccctctctgtatcaTTCCCACACTGTGTGTCGTCCCCCTCTCCGTGTATCATCCTAcctttctgtccccccccccatcccccgtccctccctttctctctctctgtccccccctctctccctgttccccctgtcccctctctctctctctccttgtgtccaccacccaacaccacccccctccccccacaaccgttgctgagagtgggaacagcggtttccgaaCTTTGGATACATTCGTGGTTTTCTGGccaacttttttaaaaaattggaaCCTACTGGAAAATCCTGAAGCTgtcctgacaggtgctgggagcaggaacagtggtttcccaacctCGGACAGATTTAGGGTTTTCAagcaggttccaattttttttttaaagcccgccaAAACACCAGGAATCTGTCCGAAGctggaagctgctgttcctgctcgcagcagctgtcagctgtgaatataGGAAAGATTTTTAATGAgtattagataaagatctgagcttagaaattccaattcaactGTGAAACGGACagtgcgattttttttttaaaccaatctggtcggaaagaagaagccaattgaaaatttctcatttctgaaattaccagtcatggactcctggcgaggatgaggaactgTCGGGTACAGCTTACATCCGTGGGCTGAATGAAAACCTGTgacaggctggatcctggcccatgggccatatgttggacaaccctggtttaacaGGATACATTAATTTTCCTGGTAGAATAGATTCCAAGAGTAGAGAGATTTATCAGTGGCACCCATTTGCTGTACAGACCATTCTGGCCTCTATTTCCTGATAGGTAAGGTGCACTGCTGTCCTTTGGTTAAGGTGCAGCAAATGGATCTACTTTGACAGTTATTAAACAAGGTGCTGCTCCATTCCAACACTTGAACACAGACTCTCTTTTCATGCACCACATTAACTTTCttgtcatttctctctctcccaaccCCTAGCTTCAGCAAAGGCTGACAAATATTTTAAATCCATTTTGAAAGTTATGAAGGCTGAAAGAGTTTTGCTTTAAAATACAGCCACTTGCTTGGAAGTAGGTGAGTTCCTTTAAATTTCAGTTGCGAGACAAATATTTTGCATCCCCAGTTAAGATAGATGTCAGTGAAAGATAAAGCTGTGCTAGGAGCTTATACTGATTTTTCAAATGGTCTCACCTCACAAAACCAAATGCAATATCATGTGAGCCCTCTGTAATCGATTGCATAGGTTCAACCAAGTATAAATTCTTCTTAGGCATATTGCACTCCACCTAATtatcttttccattgacttcaaagaAAATCAAGTAGAATACTAATGGGCTACAAATTTACTACCACCCAAGAAGAATTTATACTCCAATGTCTCCTTAAATTTTAGCTCACCTCCCCTTGCTGTCAGGCCTATGCTGGATGCCAGGGATTCACAGGTAATCCTAGTATTCAGCATTGCTGGGGCACAAATTATAGGATGATGTACTCCTATCATTTGCATGTCATTAAAATGCACTCACCCATAGTTGAGTAAATGTATTCTATGTCCCCTGTCATGCCTGGCAGAAGAGCTGCTGGAGGGATTC is part of the Heterodontus francisci isolate sHetFra1 chromosome 16, sHetFra1.hap1, whole genome shotgun sequence genome and encodes:
- the LOC137378275 gene encoding putative nuclease HARBI1 yields the protein MPQSGTGGHERVPAAGQVAPCYVGGRAGDRVGRERAHVRRHAYPTGWVYWPCLSYLHLSERQCRRRLCLSHETVTFLCEILAVDVPSNCLGSHSMPVALKVIVALNFYACGSFQASMADLCGVSQAAPHHCIKVVTDALFRCANNFICFKTDTSQAERSRGLSAIVGFPMVHGVIDCTHVAIRSPAGHSGAFINQKGFHSLNVQLVCDHRKRIRQVCARYPGSYQDAYILRNSQVPALFSPPDRPEGWLLGDRGYLLMTWLMTPMRIPRGLAKEHFNVSHVATRVTIEQIIGLLKMRFRCLDCSGGSLQYTPARVSRIIVVCCALHNFAMEKGDAIEEVQGNREASSDEDGDSDEDAGHHPLDGMVKEAECPLELRARETRDALIGRHFSCVDRYMKRYHIVAYSEPLWDSESGRT